One stretch of Labrus bergylta chromosome 24, fLabBer1.1, whole genome shotgun sequence DNA includes these proteins:
- the pln1 gene encoding cardiac phospholamban: MERVQHMTKSAIRRASQIEVTPQAKRNLQELFVNFTLILICLLLIYIIVLLSS, translated from the coding sequence ATGGAGCGCGTGCAGCACATGACCAAGTCGGCTATACGGCGGGCTTCTCAGATCGAGGTGACCCCTCAAGCCAAGAGGAACCTTCAGGAGCTGTTCGTCAACTTCACACTCATCCTCATCTGTCTGCTGCTCATCTACATCATCGTGCTGCTGTCCAGCTGA
- the LOC109997312 gene encoding T-cell surface antigen CD2 yields the protein MKMAAAFIVSALLICCSFTSCTATPDCEQYAPAGGDFTVHLRVKLDATDKLTWKRNEENIFRRKGPLMILGKDDDVSEDGSLRLRKVTKEMEGTYEAEVHNQAGNSRGKFQNVLCVQERVKKPKIKHVCESEKVKFICGGGQVKGVSYRWHMNGKELKYTVESVNLLVKDVTEGVSCTVSNKVSNMSSEAISHDCIKSGFELPEFIPGVSTWVLVGAGGGVVLILFVVVIVCCILTRRRQHMHVKEEEELRLGWTNPNQHPHQHHPHPSNQQHPHHSHPANQQHPHHHHSHPPNKQHPHHQQQQPAGHTGPRPHRNKQQRQRNPNQPGDQPQPSPRRQLPREPDEEQPPPLPQPRKNAPRV from the exons ATGAAGATGGCTGCTGCGTTCATCGTCTCTGCGCTTCTCATCTGCTGCTCCTTCACCTCCTGCACGGCAACACCAG ATTGTGAACAGTAtgctccagcagggggcgacttcaCGGTGCACCTTCGAGTCAAACTGGACGCCACGGACAAATTAACGTGGAAACGTAACgaagaaaacatatttagaaGAAAGGGACCGTTGATGATCTTGGGGAAGGATGATGATGTCTCTGAGGACGGATCTCTGAGGCTGAGAAAAGTGACAAAGGAAATGGAGGGGACTTACGAGGCCGAGGTCCACAATCAAGCCGGGAATTCACGTGGGAAGTTCCAAaatgtcctgtgtgtgcaaG aACGCGTCAAGAAACCCAAAATAAAGCATGTCTGTGAATCAGAGAAGGTCAAGTTCATCTGCGGAGGTGGTCAG GTGAAAGGTGTGAGCTACAGGTGGCATATGAACGGCAAAGAGTTGAAGTACACAGTCGAGTCTGTGAACCTCTTAGTTAAAGATGTGACGGAGGGAGTCTCCTGCACCGTGTCTAACAAAGTCAGCAACATGAGCAGCGAGGCCATCAGTCATGACTGTATCAAGTCAG GGTTTGAGTTACCTGAATTTATTCCAGGGGTAAGCACCTGGGTCCTTGTGGGCGCTGGAGGAG GAGTTGTTCTGATTCTGTTTGTCGTCGTCATCGTTTGCTGCATTCTGACCAGGCGGAGACAACACATGCACGTGAAGG aagaggaggagcttcGTTTGGGCTGGACCAATCCCAACCAACATCCTCATCAGCACCATCCTCACCCGTCCAATCAACAACATCCTCATCATTCTCACCCAGCCAATCAACaacatcctcatcatcaccattCTCACCCGCCCAATAAACAACATCcccatcatcagcagcagcagccggccGGTCACACCGGGCCACGCCCACATCGCAACAAACAGCAGCGCCAAAGAAACCCCAACCAGCCCGGTGATCAGCCTCAGCCCAGCCCCCGACGACAG CTCCCCCGAGAGCCTGATGAAGAGcagccccctcctcttcctcagcccAGGAAGAACGCTCCCCGAGTGTGA